From the genome of Papaver somniferum cultivar HN1 chromosome 2, ASM357369v1, whole genome shotgun sequence, one region includes:
- the LOC113349756 gene encoding L-ascorbate oxidase homolog: protein MRGLQLILGFLACLSIFVKAEDPYKLFTWTVTYGNRAPLGVSQQVILINGEFPGPRLDVVTNDNMIIHVINKLDEPFLITWNGIKQRKNSWQDGVLGTNCPIPPNSNYTYKMQPKDQIGTYSYFPSTAFHKAAGGFGGINIYARPRIPVPYALPTADFTLLIGDWYRTNHKVLRNWLDSGKALPSPHGLLLNGQTRSLFTGDQGKTYMFRISNVGLSTSINFRIQGHKMKLVECEGAHTVQSYYDSLDIHVGQSFSVLVTFDQPAKDYYIVASTRFTRVNLTTTSVLRYTNSQADASGPLPVAPTLLTHWSMKQARTFRRNLTANAARPNPQGSYHYGQITTSRRIILSNSAPVINGKQRYAVNGLSYVNSETPLKLADYFNMSGVFTTDAIERENNSPTLATSVLKGSLHEFVEIVFQNSENEIQSWHVDGQDFWVVGFGTMPWHGGKPKTYNLVDAVTRHTVQVYPNSWTALLMSVENQGMWNIRSANWARQYLGQQFYFRVWTEIQSFKNEYDIPPNALLCGKAAGRRVRRRQA from the exons ATGAGAGGACTCCAATTGATTTTGGGGTTTTTGGCTTGTTTGAGTATATTTGTGAAAGCAGAGGATCCTTACAAACTCTTTACATGGACTGTTACTTATGGAAACCGTGCTCCCCTTGGTGTTTCTCAACAG GTTATTCTTATCAATGGAGAATTTCCTGGTCCAAGACTGGATGTTGTCACCAACGATAACATGATCATCCATGTCATCAACAAGCTAGATGAACCCTTTCTCATAACCTG GAATGGTATTAAGCAAAGGAAGAACTCATGGCAAGATGGAGTTTTGGGTACTAATTGCCCAATTCCTCCAAACTCAAACTACACATACAAAATGCAACCCAAAGATCAAATCGGGACTTACTCATATTTCCCATCTACTGCATTTCATAAAGCTGCCGGTGGTTTCGGAGGCATTAACATTTATGCGAGACCAAGAATTCCTGTTCCATATGCGCTGCCTACTGCGGATTTCACTTTACTTATCGGTGACTGGTACCGCACCAACCATAAG GTGCTCCGAAACTGGCTGGACTCCGGTAAAGCACTTCCTTCACCACATGGTCTTCTCTTAAATGGTCAGACCCGTTCACTCTTCACCGGTGATCAAG GAAAAACTTACATGTTTAGGATCTCAAATGTTGGACTATCAACCTCTATCAATTTCCGAATTCAGGGTCATAAAATGAAGCTGGTTGAATGTGAAGGAGCTCACACCGTGCAGAGTTATTATGATTCCCTTGACATACATGTGGGTCAATCTTTTTCTGTTCTAGTAACCTTCGACCAACCGGCCAAAGACTACTACATTGTGGCTTCCACACGATTCACGCGAGTCAATTTAACCACAACCTCAGTGTTGCGTTATACTAATTCTCAAGCTGATGCTTCTGGGCCATTGCCAGTGGCTCCTACCTTACTAACACACTGGTCCATGAAACAAGCCAGAACCTTCAG ACGGAACTTAACAGCAAATGCAGCGAGACCAAATCCTCAAGGGTCGTATCACTACGGACAAATAACAACATCAAGAAGAATCATCTTAAGCAATTCAGCTCCCGTGATAAATGGGAAGCAGCGCTATGCTGTTAACGGGCTTTCCTATGTTAACTCGGAAACCCCTTTGAAGCTTGCTGATTACTTCAATATGTCTGGAGTTTTCACAACAGATGCCATCGAAAGGGAAAACAATAGTCCTACCTTAGCTACTTCTGTCTTGAAGGGTTCCCTCCATGAGTTTGTTGAAATCGTTTTCCAAAACAGCGAAAATGAGATTCAATCTTGGCATGTCGATGGACAAGATTTCTGGGTTGTCGG TTTCGGTACTATGCCATGGCATGGGGGGAAACCAAAAACCTATAATCTAGTCGATGCTGTCACTAGACACACTGTTCAG GTATACCCAAATTCATGGACTGCTTTATTGATGTCAGTGGAGAACCAAGGTATGTGGAACATAAGGTCTGCAAACTGGGCAAGGCAGTATTTAGGTCAGCAGTTCTATTTCCGAGTCTGGACAGAGATTCAAAGCTTCAAAAACGAATATGACATTCCTCCAAATGCTCTGCTATGTGGTAAGGCCGCTGGACGACGAGTAAGACGCCGTCAAGCATAA